A region of Asterias amurensis chromosome 20, ASM3211899v1 DNA encodes the following proteins:
- the LOC139952284 gene encoding cytochrome c oxidase subunit 5B, mitochondrial-like produces MASLRIGKSAITVVRRSLFRPNVRTMAAGGGIPDHKDHVTGLEKKEYELMKAGNPDPFELQVKRVPAGTADKPVAVKSVFEKRIVGCICEEEQTFINWMWLHAGDAQRCDCGHWFQLQKTEGI; encoded by the exons ATGGCTTCTCTAAGAATAGGAAAATCGGCAATTACGGTTGTAAGAAGAAGTTTGTTCCGGCCAAATGTGAGAACGATGGCGGCAGGAGGTG GAATTCCCGACCACAAAGATCATGTAACTGGTCTCGAGAAGAAAGAATATGAATTAATGAAAGCTGGTAACCCT GATCCATTTGAGTTGCAAGTTAAAAGAGTGCCAGCTGGAACTGCCGACAAGCCTGTAGCTGTCAAGTCCGTCTTTGAAAAGCGAATCGTAGGATGTATTT GTGAAGAAGAACAAACCTTCATCAACTGGATGTGGTTACACGCCGGAGACGCTCAGAGGTGCGATTGCGGCCACTGGTTTCAACTACAAAAGACAGAGGGTATTTAG
- the LOC139952297 gene encoding solute carrier family 52, riboflavin transporter, member 3-B-like produces the protein MAEDAEEKSPPAVRIPVIILVLLFGTGSWVAINGLWVQLPLLVSLNIPEGYNLATYLTVIIQIANVGPLIFSLVNYFSPKGKHVEIPTVFIIVSIGCVSTLLLVFFWDAYTVWDLDGSLHSTALLCLAFFLSIVDCTSSVAFTPFMSILKNSYLTWYFVGEGLSSLLPSIVALIQGVGNVECVANNTYINYTVIDNVTTEQICTNWKQVDSPARFQPQEFFGFLFAMMITCLIAFTLLNYLPLAKREHLNRKPKSSTLQQTSVTMSCAESRTVLVYGTSDETSSSQDISGPDVTETPPTDSSKDVQTTNHTLTRYNYIYLFGVLAFVTALSNGALPSIQTYSCAPYGFNTYLLASTMANIANPVAATLVMLLPSRNLVLVGVMASAGTLAGSFCFLTAALSPTPPLQHEVGGAVLIILSWVLVSGLLVYTKATIAWILRSQPNNRALLIWYGGITQVGSMIGAFVMFPIVTIAQLFTPYYENACDGMPICEPM, from the exons ATGGCAGAAGACGCCGAAGAGAAGAGTCCCCCTGCGGTGCGAATCCCAGTCATAATTCTCGTCCTGCTCTTCGGAACGGGCTCCTGGGTCGCCATCAATGGGTTATGGGTGCAACTGCCACTCCTGGTGTCTCTGAATATCCCAGAAGGTTACAACTTGGCCACCTACCTGACCGTGATCATCCAAATCGCTAATGTTGGACCCTTGATTTTCTCTCTGGTCAACTACTTTTCACCTAAAGGGAAGCATGTGGAAATACCAACAGTCTTCATAATCGTGTCCATTGGTTGCGTCTCAACCTTGTTGCTTGTATTTTTCTGGGATGCCTATACGGTATGGGACCTAGATGGCAGTCTTCATAGCACGGCGTTGCTGTGCTTGGCGTTCTTCTTATCCATCGTGGACTGCACCTCGTCTGTTGCCTTCACACCTTTCATGTCGATTCTCAAGAACTCGTATCTCACCTGGTATTTCGTCGGGGAAGGTCTGAGCTCTCTGCTCCCCAGCATTGTGGCGCTTATCCAGGGGGTTGGGAATGTCGAGTGTGTCGCCAACAACACCTATATCAACTATACCGTGATTGACAATGTCACCACGGAGCAGATATGCACGAACTGGAAGCAGGTGGATTCCCCAGCTAGATTCCAACCTCAGGAGTTCTTTGGCTTCCTCTTTGCAATGATGATAACATGCCTGATCGCGTTCACCTTGCTGAACTATCTACCCCTGGCCAAACGTGAGCACCTGAATCGAAAACCAAAATCAAGTACTTTGCAACAAACATCTGTGACAATGAGTTGTGCTGAGAGCCGTACTGTGCTGGTCTATGGAACAAGCGACGAGACTTCTTCATCCCAGGATATCTCCGGTCCCGACGTAACGGAGACACCACCCACAGACTCATCCAAAGATGTCCAGACCACAAATCACACCCTAACCCGGTACAACTACATCTATCTGTTCGGAGTCTTAGCCTTCGTGACTGCACTCAGTAACGGTGCTCTACCATCCATCCAGACCTACTCGTGCGCTCCATACGGATTCAACACCTATCTCTTGGCTTCGACAATGGCTAATATTGCCAACCCCGTTGCTGCCACGTTGGTGATGCTGCTACCAAGCAGGAATCTTGTCTTGGTTGGGGTGATGGCTTCTGCAGGCACGCTCGCGGGGAGTTTCTGCTTTCTGACGGCGGCACTCAGCCCAACCCCACCGCTGCAACACGAAGTTGGAGGTGCTGTACTGATT ATACTATCTTGGGTGTTAGTCAGTGGCCTACTGGTGTACACCAAGGCCACCATTGCATGGATCCTGCGCAGTCAGCCCAACAACCGCGCCCTCTTGATCTGGTACGGCGGTATCACTCAGGTTGGATCCATGATTGGGGCCTTCGTCATGTTCCCCATCGTCACCATAGCCCAGCTATTCACACCGTATTATGAAAATGCCTGCGACGGGATGCCCATCTGTGAACCCATGTAA
- the LOC139952534 gene encoding regulator of MON1-CCZ1 complex-like isoform X1: MAEDHNFYIELSTNPVRFEPISKATNVFYDEVKRQVFAVRSGGALGVVVRGPDDRTSTSFRMEDKGPVISIKFSYDLKILAVQRSQKTVEFINFHSGGDTSEYSQSCKGKNTKIIGFNWTNINEVVFITDHGLELYQVIPEKKSLKSLKNINISVNWFVFLADNSLLLLSSSTLGNVLNPFHFKAGNVLKMAKFEIDLPQVPKPPKLCLLERDVTIANLYSHLYIVVLRHQVRGPSSKGAEIVLYQLQKESPAKRTDVLRLNMTGRFAVNVVDNLVVVHHQASKTSMIFDIRLPAPETDGYVNYHHPVLAPLPIRPIKLRVAGIPTQTGLEMREVGIELYSPNWVVFQPNTVIDARLGCLWHVHLRLEPLVTMIPDKCRLIDFLLLRRESKKVILSVCKQVLLPGQQCSLSIIARMFDKLNQVYRTFLEEEQSSTQNFEGGAVPKAVAGSARQPFTRKIVIDQSDMYTHVLTPVAERKDIKYKFVVAVLVEYIRSLNHFQIPVQHFLYELVINTLVHHNCFYQLHQFLQYHVLSDSKPIACLLLSLESCYPPAHQLALDMLKRVSTANEEIIEVLLSKNQLLAALRFLRSVGGADNASARKFLDAAMSTADNMLFYTVFKFFEQRNIRLRSNPQFVQGEHCEQYVKHFEATFGSESLAPIP; the protein is encoded by the exons ATGGCGGAGGATCACAATTTTTACATCGAGCTTTCTACAAATCCGGTGCGATTTGAACCGATCAGCAAAGCTACCAATGTCTTTTACGATGAAGTCAAACGTCAG GTATTTGCAGTCCGCTCAGGAGGAGCTCTTGGTGTGGTGGTCCGAGGTCCAGATGATAGAACAAGCACATCCTTCAG AATGGAAGACAAAGGCCCGGTTATCTCCATCAAGTTTTCCTACGATCTGAAAATTCTTGCTGTCCAGAGGTCACAAAAAACTGTG GAGTTTATCAACTTTCACAGTGGGGGAGACACGTCTGAATATTCTCAAAGCTGTAAG GGCAAGAATACTAAGATAATTGGCTTCAATTGGACCAATATCAACGAGGTAGTGTTTATCACAGACCACGGATTGGAGCTCTATCAAGTCATCCCTGAAAAGAAGTCTCTCAAGTCACTCAAGAATATCAACATCTCCGTCAACTGGTTTGTCTTCCTT GCTGATAACTCGTTACTTCTTTTGTCATCTTCAACTCTGGGAAATGTTCTTAATCCATTCCATTTCAAG gcTGGTAATGTCTTAAAGATGGCCAAATTTGAAATAGACTTGCCACAAGTCCCTAAGCCGCCCAAGCTGTGTCTGCTGGAACGAGATGTCACAATAGCAAATCT GTATAGCCATTTGTACATCGTTGTCCTTCGTCATCAAGTCAGAGGACCAAGCAGTAAAGGAGCTGAGATTGTCCTCTACCAACTACAAAA ggAATCTCCAGCCAAAAGGACGGATGTTCTACGACTGAACATGACTGGCCGCTTTGCTGTCAACGTTGTT GATAATTTGGTCGTTGTTCACCACCAAGCCTCAAAG ACCTCGATGATTTTTGACATCCGTTTACCGGCGCCCGAGACAGACGGTTATGTGAACTACCACCATCCAGTTTTGGCTCCATTGCCCATCAGGCCCATCAAGCTAAGGGTGGCTGGAATTCCTACACAGACTGGTCTAGAGATGAGAGAAGTCGGCATTGAACTCT ATTCACCCAACTGGGTGGTATTCCAGCCCAATACAGTGATTGACGCCCGGTTGGGTTGCTTGTGGCATGTCCATCTGAGGCTTGAACCTCTGGTTACAATGATCCCAGACAAG TGTCGTCTGATTGACTTTTTGTTGTTAAGGAGAGAGAGTAAGAAGGTCATATTATCTGTCTGCAAGCAAG TGTTATTACCAGGTCAGCAGTGCAGTTTGTCGATCATAGCCAGGATGTTTGATAAGCTCAACCAGGTTTACAGGACATTTCTAGAGGAGGAGCAGTCGTCAACTCAG AATTTCGAGGGTGGAGCTGTACCCAAAGCAGTTGCTGGTTCCGCTAGACAGCCCTTCACCAGGAAGATTGTGATCGATCAATCTGACATGTACACCCATGTCCTGACACCAGTAGCAGAGAGGAAAGATATTAAGTACAAGTTTGTGGTCGCTGTGCTGGTGGAATACATCCGGTCACTCAATCATTTTCAGATTCCAGTTCAG CATTTCTTGTATGAGTTGGTAATCAACACGTTAGTCCACCATAACTGCTTCTACCAGCTGCATCAATTCCTTCAGTACCATGTCTTGAGTGATTCCAAGCCTATTGCTTGCCTGCTCCTTTCCCTCGAGAGCTGCTACCCACCGGCCCATCAACTGGCTCTGGACATGCTTAAG AGAGTATCTACAGCCAATGAAGAGATCATTGAGGTGTTGCTCTCCAAGAATCAACTCTTAGCAGCTCTGAGATTCCTGCGTAGTGTAGGAGGAGCAGATAATGCCTCGGCCAGGAAGTTCCTGGATGCCGCAATGAGCACAGCGGATAACATGCTCTTCTACACAGTCTTCAAATTCTTTGAGCAGAGGAACATTAGGCTCAGGAGTAATCCACAGTTTGTGCAAG GTGAACATTGCGAGCAGTATGTTAAACACTTTGAGGCCACATTTGGGTCTGAATCCCTTGCACCCATTCCCTGA
- the LOC139952534 gene encoding regulator of MON1-CCZ1 complex-like isoform X2 encodes MAEDHNFYIELSTNPVRFEPISKATNVFYDEVKRQVFAVRSGGALGVVVRGPDDRTSTSFRMEDKGPVISIKFSYDLKILAVQRSQKTVEFINFHSGGDTSEYSQSCKGKNTKIIGFNWTNINEVVFITDHGLELYQVIPEKKSLKSLKNINISVNWFVFLADNSLLLLSSSTLGNVLNPFHFKAGNVLKMAKFEIDLPQVPKPPKLCLLERDVTIANLYSHLYIVVLRHQVRGPSSKGAEIVLYQLQKESPAKRTDVLRLNMTGRFAVNVVDNLVVVHHQASKTSMIFDIRLPAPETDGYVNYHHPVLAPLPIRPIKLRVAGIPTQTGLEMREVGIELYSPNWVVFQPNTVIDARLGCLWHVHLRLEPLVTMIPDKCRLIDFLLLRRESKKVILSVCKQVLLPGQQCSLSIIARMFDKLNQVYRTFLEEEQSSTQNFEGGAVPKAVAGSARQPFTRKIVIDQSDMYTHVLTPVAERKDIKYKFVVAVLVEYIRSLNHFQIPVQHFLYELVINTLVHHNCFYQLHQFLQYHVLSDSKPIACLLLSLESCYPPAHQLALDMLKRVSTANEEIIEVLLSKNQLLAALRFLRSVGGADNASARKFLDAAMSTADNMLFYTVFKFFEQRNIRLRSNPQFVQGEHCEQYVKHFEATFGSESLAPIP; translated from the exons ATGGCGGAGGATCACAATTTTTACATCGAGCTTTCTACAAATCCGGTGCGATTTGAACCGATCAGCAAAGCTACCAATGTCTTTTACGATGAAGTCAAACGTCAG GTATTTGCAGTCCGCTCAGGAGGAGCTCTTGGTGTGGTGGTCCGAGGTCCAGATGATAGAACAAGCACATCCTTCAG AATGGAAGACAAAGGCCCGGTTATCTCCATCAAGTTTTCCTACGATCTGAAAATTCTTGCTGTCCAGAGGTCACAAAAAACTGTG GAGTTTATCAACTTTCACAGTGGGGGAGACACGTCTGAATATTCTCAAAGCTGTAAG GGCAAGAATACTAAGATAATTGGCTTCAATTGGACCAATATCAACGAGGTAGTGTTTATCACAGACCACGGATTGGAGCTCTATCAAGTCATCCCTGAAAAGAAGTCTCTCAAGTCACTCAAGAATATCAACATCTCCGTCAACTGGTTTGTCTTCCTT GCTGATAACTCGTTACTTCTTTTGTCATCTTCAACTCTGGGAAATGTTCTTAATCCATTCCATTTCAAG gcTGGTAATGTCTTAAAGATGGCCAAATTTGAAATAGACTTGCCACAAGTCCCTAAGCCGCCCAAGCTGTGTCTGCTGGAACGAGATGTCACAATAGCAAATCT GTATAGCCATTTGTACATCGTTGTCCTTCGTCATCAAGTCAGAGGACCAAGCAGTAAAGGAGCTGAGATTGTCCTCTACCAACTACAAAA ggAATCTCCAGCCAAAAGGACGGATGTTCTACGACTGAACATGACTGGCCGCTTTGCTGTCAACGTTGTT GATAATTTGGTCGTTGTTCACCACCAAGCCTCAAAG ACCTCGATGATTTTTGACATCCGTTTACCGGCGCCCGAGACAGACGGTTATGTGAACTACCACCATCCAGTTTTGGCTCCATTGCCCATCAGGCCCATCAAGCTAAGGGTGGCTGGAATTCCTACACAGACTGGTCTAGAGATGAGAGAAGTCGGCATTGAACTCT ATTCACCCAACTGGGTGGTATTCCAGCCCAATACAGTGATTGACGCCCGGTTGGGTTGCTTGTGGCATGTCCATCTGAGGCTTGAACCTCTGGTTACAATGATCCCAGACAAG TGTCGTCTGATTGACTTTTTGTTGTTAAGGAGAGAGAGTAAGAAGGTCATATTATCTGTCTGCAAGCAAG TGTTATTACCAGGTCAGCAGTGCAGTTTGTCGATCATAGCCAGGATGTTTGATAAGCTCAACCAG GTTTACAGGACATTTCTAGAGGAGGAGCAGTCATCAACTCAG AATTTCGAGGGTGGAGCTGTACCCAAAGCAGTTGCTGGTTCCGCTAGACAGCCCTTCACCAGGAAGATTGTGATCGATCAATCTGACATGTACACCCATGTCCTGACACCAGTAGCAGAGAGGAAAGATATTAAGTACAAGTTTGTGGTCGCTGTGCTGGTGGAATACATCCGGTCACTCAATCATTTTCAGATTCCAGTTCAG CATTTCTTGTATGAGTTGGTAATCAACACGTTAGTCCACCATAACTGCTTCTACCAGCTGCATCAATTCCTTCAGTACCATGTCTTGAGTGATTCCAAGCCTATTGCTTGCCTGCTCCTTTCCCTCGAGAGCTGCTACCCACCGGCCCATCAACTGGCTCTGGACATGCTTAAG AGAGTATCTACAGCCAATGAAGAGATCATTGAGGTGTTGCTCTCCAAGAATCAACTCTTAGCAGCTCTGAGATTCCTGCGTAGTGTAGGAGGAGCAGATAATGCCTCGGCCAGGAAGTTCCTGGATGCCGCAATGAGCACAGCGGATAACATGCTCTTCTACACAGTCTTCAAATTCTTTGAGCAGAGGAACATTAGGCTCAGGAGTAATCCACAGTTTGTGCAAG GTGAACATTGCGAGCAGTATGTTAAACACTTTGAGGCCACATTTGGGTCTGAATCCCTTGCACCCATTCCCTGA
- the LOC139952449 gene encoding monocarboxylate transporter 12-like codes for MGPLVEECGHWGLAVVTASFTVHLLVKVVTRCAGVLFLSFQNEFQSSTAQTGAIFSIMSSSSYIGNTIGGVLGNHLSCRFTAILGSILYTAGTISCSFTTNIYQMYCTSALAGLGGGITVIPAVVMVAKYFKRYYPLACGISTSGLDIGMLVFAPLMQLLLDTYGWRGAMLVTGAFVGNVFAAGALYRPVRSSSKTGDKKSTEEHVEQGEDKEMLKDNNENHRSTQSEDHGINEVKTLNQLQSTDATNITLKSQRQRNLFSAAANSLRLHLLRESYRLSLIIFAQVLAYLVAYTSFIMFLVPFATSSGISEQDASFLISVCGIGGIVGRLICGVLTKKVSSYVIYQVSLFVSGCAVLLVQLGTTWIYISASMVGITYGIQYTIWRVMMLELVGVDNMGSAIGIYSSIGILFTVTVPILSGALYDTTESYSILFYIFAGFYFLGFGALFLAPILKRIEPGIVKKEDINKV; via the exons ATGGGCCCTCTTGTGGAGGAATGTGGCCATTGGGGTCTGGCTGTCGTAACCGCCTCATTCACTGTCCATCTTCTGGTTAAGGTGGTAACACGCTGTGCTGGAGTATTGTTTCTAAGCTTTCAAAATGAGTTCCAGAGTTCAACTGCACAGACAGGCGCCATCTTTAGTATCATGTCATCCTCATCATACATAGGAA atACGATAGGTGGTGTGTTAGGGAATCACCTGAGCTGTCGTTTTACGGCGATACTTGGAAGTATACTTTACACTGCAGGGACAATAAGCTGCAGCTTTACAACAAATATTTATCAGATGTACTGTACGAGTGCTCTGGCAG GACTAGGTGGCGGAATTACTGTAATACCGGCAGTTGTAATGGTCGCTAAGTACTTCAAGAGATATTACCCCTTAGCGTGTGGAATTTCAACATCTGGACTTGACATTGGAATGTTGGTGTTTGCTCCATTGATGCAGTTATTACTGGATACTTATGGATGGAGGGGAGCAATGCTCGTAACTGGAGCATTTGTGGGTAATGTCTTTGCAGCTGGGGCACTTTATCGCCCAGTACGGTCGTCTTCCAAGACAGGAGACAAGAAGAGCACAGAAGAACATGTTGAACAAGGGGAAGACAAAGAAATGCTGAAGGATAATAATGAGAATCACAGATCAACGCAGAGTGAAGATCATGGCATCAACGAAGTGAAGACCCTGAACCAATTACAAAGTACCGATGCAACGAACATCACTTTGAAGTCGCAACGCCAGAGGAATCTATTCTCCGCAGCCGCCAATTCACTTCGGCTACATCTTCTCCGTGAATCTTATCGCCTCTCTTTGATTATCTTCGCCCAAGTCTTAGCTTATCTCGTTGCTTATACTTCTTTTATTATGTTCTTAGTCCCATTTGCCACATCATCTGGTATTTCAGAGCAGGATGCATCTTTTCTTATAAGTGTCTGTGGAATTGGCGGGATTGTTGGACGTCTTATTTGTGGAGTCCTAACTAAAAAAGTCTCATCTTACGTCATCTACCAGGTTTCACTGTTCGTGAGTGGATGTGCTGTCTTGCTGGTGCAACTTGGTACGACCTGGATTTACATTTCTGCATCCATGGTTGGAATAACATACGGAATACAGTACACAATCTGGCGGGTGATGATGCTGGAATTAGTTGGAGTGGATAACATGGGGTCTGCCATTGGAATCTACTCAAGCATTGGGATTCTCTTTACAGTCACAGTGCCCATCTTATCAG GAGCCCTCTACGATACAACCGAGAGCTACTCTATTCTGTTCTACATATTTGCAGGGTTCTATTTCCTTGGATTTGGGGCGTTGTTTTTGGCGCCAATTTTGAAAAGGATTGAACCGGGCATTGTCAAGAAAGAGGACATCAATAAAGTATAA